The proteins below are encoded in one region of Brassica napus cultivar Da-Ae chromosome A6, Da-Ae, whole genome shotgun sequence:
- the LOC106369362 gene encoding NADH dehydrogenase [ubiquinone] 1 beta subcomplex subunit 7-like, whose translation MEVPGSSKKMIATQEEMVAAKVPLGYRDQCAHLLMPLNKCRQAEFFLPWKCEDERHVYEKCEYELVMERMLAMQKIREEEAKAKQNKLQGNGVPLIPKTANA comes from the coding sequence ATGGAGGTTCCAGGTTCATCGAAGAAGATGATCGCAACGCAGGAAGAGATGGTGGCAGCCAAAGTACCGCTCGGATACAGAGATCAGTGCGCTCATCTCCTGATGCCGCTCAACAAATGTCGCCAGGCTGAGTTCTTCCTCCCGTGGAAGTGCGAGGACGAGCGCCACGTGTACGAGAAGTGCGAGTACGAGCTCGTGATGGAGAGGATGCTCGCGATGCAGAAGATCCGCGAGGAAGAAGCCAAGGCTAAACAGAATAAGCTACAAGGGAACGGTGTTCCTCTTATCCCTAAGACCGCTAATGCTTAG
- the LOC106369364 gene encoding protein NRT1/ PTR FAMILY 8.3-like, with the protein MGSIEEESPLIEEGLISQEPKLYAQDGSVDLHGNPPLKEKTGNWKACPFILGNECCERLAYYGIAGNLITYLTTKLHQGNVSAARNVTTWQGTCYLTPLIGAVLADAYWGRYWTIACFSGIYFIGMSALTLSASVPALKPAECIGTFCPSATPAQYAMFFGGLYLIALGTGGIKPCVSSFGADQFDDTDSRERVKKASFFNWFYFSINIGALVSSSLLVWIQENRGWGLGFGIPTVFMGLAIASFFFGTPLYRFQKPGGSPITRISQVVVASFRKSTLTVPEDAMLLYETQDKNSAIAGSRKIEHTDDCQYLDKAAVISEEESRAGDFSNSWRLCTVTQVEELKILIRMFPIWASGIIFSAVYAQMSTMFVQQGRAMDCKIGSFQLPPAALGTFDTASVIIWVPLYDRFIVPLARRFTGVDKGFTEIQRMGVGLFVSVLCMAAAAIVEIIRLHLANELGLVESGAPVPISVLWQIPQYFILGAAEVFYFIGQLEFFYDQSPDAMRSLCSALALLTNALGNYLSSLILTLVTYFTTRNGEQGWISDNLNSGHLDYYFWLLAGLSLVNMAVYFFSAARYKQKKASKL; encoded by the exons ATGGGCTCCATTGAAGAAGAATCTCCTCTCATCGAAGAAGGTTTAATCTCGCAG GAACCAAAACTGTATGCTCAAGATGGTTCAGTGGACCTTCATGGAAACCCACCACTTAAGGAGAAGACAGGCAACTGGAAAGCTTGTCCTTTCATTTTAG GTAATGAATGCTGCGAGAGGCTAGCTTACTATGGTATTGCTGGGAATCTTATCACTTACCTCACCACTAAACTCCACCAAGGAAACGTTTCCGCTGCTAGAAACGTCACCACATGGCAGGGGACTTGTTATCTCACCCCTCTCATTGGTGCTGTCTTAGCCGATGCTTACTGGGGCAGATACTGGACCATCGCTTGTTTCTCCGGCATTTACTTCATC GGCATGTCTGCACTAACTCTCTCAGCATCAGTTCCGGCACTAAAGCCAGCGGAATGCATTGGCACTTTCTGTCCATCAGCAACACCAGCACAGTACGCAATGTTCTTTGGAGGGCTTTACCTGATCGCCCTAGGCACTGGAGGCATCAAACCATGCGTCTCATCCTTCGGTGCAGACCAGTTCGATGACACGGACTCGCGCGAACGAGTTAAGAAAGCTTCCTTCTTCAACTGGTTCTACTTCTCCATCAACATTGGAGCGCTAGTCTCTTCTAGTCTTCTTGTCTGGATCCAAGAGAACCGCGGCTGGGGTTTAGGTTTTGGTATACCAACCGTCTTCATGGGATTAGCCATTGCAAGTTTCTTCTTTGGCACGCCTCTTTACAGGTTTCAGAAGCCTGGAGGCAGCCCTATCACTCGGATCTCCCAAGTGGTGGTCGCCTCGTTCCGTAAATCGACTCTCACAGTCCCTGAAGACGCAATGCTTCTGTATGAAACGCAGGACAAGAACTCTGCTATTGCTGGAAGTCGAAAAATCGAACATACCGATGATTGCCA GTATCTTGACAAAGCTGCTGTTATCTCAGAAGAAGAATCCAGAGCCGGGGACTTCTCCAACTCGTGGAGACTATGTACTGTCACTCAAGTCGAAGAGCTCAAGATTCTGATACGAATGTTCCCTATCTGGGCTTCTGGTATCATCTTCTCAGCTGTATACGCGCAAATGTCCACGATGTTTGTTCAACAAGGCCGAGCAATGGACTGCAAAATAGGATCTTTCCAGCTTCCCCCTGCAGCGCTCGGGACGTTTGACACAGCTAGCGTCATCATCTGGGTTCCTCTCTACGACAGGTTCATCGTCCCTTTAGCTAGACGGTTCACTGGAGTAGACAAAGGATTCACTGAGATACAGAGAATGGGGGTTGGTTTATTCGTCTCTGTTCTCTGTATGGCAGCTGCAGCGATTGTCGAGATCATCAGGCTCCATTTAGCCAACGAGCTCGGGTTGGTTGAGTCTGGAGCTCCTGTCCCCATATCTGTGTTATGGCAGATCCCACAGTACTTCATCCTCGGTGCGGCGGAAGTGTTCTACTTCATAGGGCAGCTTGAGTTTTTCTATGATCAGTCACCTGATGCAATGAGGAGCTTGTGCAGTGCTTTGGCTCTTTTGACCAATGCTCTTGGGAACTACTTGAGTTCGTTGATCCTCACGCTGGTGACTTATTTCACGACGAGGAACGGTGAACAAGGTTGGATATCGGATAATCTGAACTCGGGTCATCTTGATTACTACTTCTGGCTTTTGGCTGGGCTTAGCCTTGTGAACATGGCGGTTTACTTCTTCTCTGCCGCTAGGTATAAGCAGAAGAAGGCGTCCAAGTTATAA